The proteins below come from a single Candidatus Polarisedimenticolia bacterium genomic window:
- a CDS encoding VOC family protein: MFTNGKPFSSFSVNDLQKAKEFYHRTLGLEVSEKPEGLELHVPGQAKIFMYPKPNHTPATFTVLNFPVADIEETVDELSRKGVRFEHYDEPNIKTNEKGIARCQGAPSIAWFKDPAGNILSVLEEK, encoded by the coding sequence ATGTTCACGAACGGGAAGCCATTTTCCAGTTTTTCGGTGAACGATTTGCAGAAGGCGAAGGAGTTCTATCACCGCACGCTCGGATTGGAGGTCTCTGAAAAGCCAGAAGGACTGGAGCTGCACGTTCCGGGCCAGGCGAAAATCTTCATGTATCCCAAGCCGAACCACACGCCGGCGACCTTCACCGTCCTCAATTTCCCCGTTGCCGACATCGAGGAAACGGTCGACGAGCTCTCCCGGAAGGGCGTGCGCTTCGAGCACTATGATGAACCCAACATCAAGACCAACGAGAAGGGGATCGCGCGCTGTCAGGGCGCCCCCAGCATCGCGTGGTTCAAGGATCCCGCGGGGAACATCCTGTCGGTGCTCGAAGAGAAGTAA
- a CDS encoding ABC transporter ATP-binding protein, whose product MADSARPVIELREVSRRYGDTLAVDRVSLSVGRGELVVLLGGSGSGKTTTLKMVNRLIEPSSGGIFVDGAEAQSVPGPELRRRIGYCFQQVGLFPHLTVAGNIAVTPSLLGWDAGRIARRVDELLDLVELDPAAFRDRRPSELSGGQQQRVGVARALAAEPKVMLLDEPFGSLDPLTRDRIQQSFQRIRRRLELTAIFVTHDMIEALLLGDRVAVMNHGRLVQVGTPEELVRRPADDYVASLMATPARQAGALKDLVGGESGKRQEPR is encoded by the coding sequence GTGGCCGATTCGGCGAGGCCGGTGATCGAGCTCCGGGAGGTGAGCCGCCGTTACGGCGACACGCTCGCGGTGGATCGCGTGTCGCTCTCCGTCGGGCGCGGAGAGCTGGTCGTCCTGCTGGGAGGCTCGGGGAGCGGCAAGACCACCACGCTCAAGATGGTGAACCGGCTCATCGAGCCCAGCTCCGGCGGGATCTTCGTCGACGGTGCGGAGGCGCAGTCGGTTCCAGGTCCCGAGCTGCGCCGGCGGATCGGCTACTGCTTCCAGCAAGTCGGCCTGTTTCCGCATCTCACCGTCGCCGGGAACATCGCTGTCACCCCGTCGCTGCTCGGCTGGGATGCGGGCCGCATCGCCCGTCGCGTGGACGAGCTACTCGATCTCGTCGAGCTGGACCCCGCCGCGTTTCGCGACCGGCGGCCGTCCGAGCTGTCGGGCGGGCAGCAGCAACGGGTCGGCGTCGCCCGAGCGCTCGCGGCCGAGCCCAAGGTCATGCTGCTGGACGAGCCGTTCGGCTCCCTCGACCCTCTCACGCGCGATCGGATCCAACAATCGTTCCAGCGGATCCGGCGGCGGCTCGAACTGACGGCCATCTTCGTCACCCACGACATGATCGAGGCGCTTCTTCTCGGCGACCGGGTGGCGGTGATGAACCATGGCAGGCTGGTCCAGGTCGGGACGCCGGAGGAGCTTGTGCGCCGGCCGGCCGACGACTACGTCGCGAGCCTGATGGCGACGCCGGCCCGGCAGGCCGGAGCGCTGAAGGATCTGGTGGGAGGGGAGTCGGGGAAAAGGCAGGAACCGCGATGA
- a CDS encoding ABC transporter permease/substrate-binding protein, giving the protein MREQLALLPEYLTDHLQLTLLALLLGSIVSVPIGIWSTRRRRLGAAVLVVAGVIQTIPSLALLAVMVPLLAWLGALASGAGIEIRSIGFLPAIVGLTLYSILPILQNTIIGINGVDPALREAARGVGMTDRQQLWRVELPLAMPVIVGGIRTSTVWVVGIATLSTPVGASSLGNYIFSGLQTRNFKAVLVGCASAAGLAIGLDTLVRALETGIRQRRPQLTAGAAGILGVLTLYAAASFGMGAAAGDRPVLIGAKTFTEQYVLGEILATHVRRETGRSAKVVPSLGSTVAFDALRANDIDAYVDYSGTIWATIMKRTGIPPDRSEVLEEVGRYLKREHGITLVGALGFENAYALAMRADRARQLGADSLSRLAVHARSLEIAGDYEFFSRPEWAALERVYGFAFRARRSMDPTLMYQAVAESQVDVISAFTTDGRIAAYHLAILEDDRHAIPPYDAIILVGPRLARERPEALAALRELSGSIQPEEMRRMNSAVDREGRSPGEVARDFLDRLPGSRRTGS; this is encoded by the coding sequence ATGAGAGAGCAGCTCGCTCTGCTGCCGGAGTACCTGACCGACCATCTCCAGCTCACCCTCCTGGCGCTGCTCCTGGGTTCGATCGTGAGCGTCCCGATCGGAATCTGGTCGACCCGTCGCCGGCGTCTCGGCGCGGCGGTCCTCGTCGTCGCCGGCGTGATCCAGACGATCCCGAGCCTCGCCCTGTTGGCGGTGATGGTCCCGCTTCTCGCCTGGCTGGGCGCGCTCGCCTCCGGCGCCGGGATCGAGATTCGCAGCATCGGCTTCCTCCCGGCGATCGTCGGATTGACGCTCTACAGCATCCTTCCCATCCTGCAGAACACCATCATCGGGATCAACGGGGTCGACCCCGCGCTCCGCGAGGCGGCCCGCGGCGTCGGCATGACCGATCGGCAGCAGCTCTGGCGGGTCGAGCTGCCGCTGGCGATGCCGGTGATCGTGGGCGGGATCCGGACCTCCACCGTGTGGGTCGTGGGGATCGCGACGCTGTCGACGCCGGTGGGGGCGAGCAGCCTCGGGAACTACATCTTCAGCGGCCTGCAGACTCGCAATTTCAAAGCGGTCCTGGTGGGCTGCGCGAGCGCCGCCGGTCTCGCCATCGGCCTCGACACCCTGGTGCGGGCGCTGGAAACGGGAATCCGCCAGCGACGGCCCCAGCTCACCGCCGGCGCGGCCGGAATCTTGGGCGTCCTGACGCTCTACGCCGCCGCCAGCTTCGGGATGGGGGCGGCGGCGGGCGACCGCCCGGTTCTCATCGGCGCCAAGACCTTCACCGAGCAGTACGTCCTGGGCGAGATCCTGGCCACCCACGTCCGGCGCGAAACCGGCCGGAGCGCGAAGGTGGTCCCCTCGCTCGGATCGACCGTGGCGTTCGACGCCCTGCGCGCCAACGACATCGACGCCTACGTCGACTACTCCGGAACGATCTGGGCGACGATCATGAAACGGACGGGGATCCCGCCCGATCGGAGCGAGGTGCTGGAGGAGGTCGGGCGATACCTGAAGAGGGAGCACGGGATCACGCTCGTCGGCGCTCTGGGGTTCGAGAACGCCTATGCCCTGGCGATGCGGGCGGATCGCGCGCGGCAGCTCGGCGCCGACTCCCTCAGCAGGCTGGCGGTGCACGCCCGGTCGCTCGAGATCGCGGGGGACTACGAGTTCTTCAGCCGGCCGGAATGGGCCGCGCTCGAGCGCGTCTACGGCTTCGCCTTCCGGGCCCGCCGAAGCATGGACCCCACGCTGATGTACCAGGCGGTGGCCGAGTCCCAGGTGGACGTCATCAGCGCCTTCACCACCGACGGCCGGATTGCGGCCTACCACCTGGCGATCCTCGAGGATGACCGTCATGCCATCCCTCCCTACGACGCCATCATCCTGGTCGGCCCGCGCCTGGCCCGGGAGCGGCCGGAAGCTCTGGCCGCTCTGCGCGAGCTCTCCGGATCGATTCAGCCGGAGGAGATGCGGCGCATGAATTCCGCCGTGGACCGGGAAGGGCGCAGTCCCGGTGAGGTCGCGCGAGACTTTCTCGACCGCCTTCCCGGATCCCGGCGGACCGGTTCTTAA
- a CDS encoding M1 family aminopeptidase has product MFWRIFAFEIRYQLRQPLFWIAAILFFLMTFGAVTTDVIVVGGAIGSVNRNAPFVLMQMLLVMTLIGTFLTTAFAAGSVYRDFETQADAIFFSLPVRKADYLFGRLAGAMVVSWLVYIAVLLGVAIGGMMPWLEPERIGPFQLAPYLFSMLAFVLPNVIITGAIFFALATLTRSLLWTYAGVVVFFVGYAISGIFLGDLENRNLAALADPYGFGAFELVTRYWTVIEKNTGAMPLRGILLENRLLWLAVAAVVLVFTWARFRFTTVAGGGARRSTRRQMEAESAAAGAPAAASAPLPAAPRAFGRSAAWSQFVRQTRIETLGALRGAPFMVMLFAGLLNVFGSIYALDDIYGTKVYPVTNLMLRAIIGSFGLFLFLVLTFYSGDMVWRERNLRMSELLDALPVPTWIGWASKLCALGAIIVVMQIAVMLTCMGYQASTGYSNFEIPLYLKGLFLVGLPQFLFYAALCLFVQVLVDNKFVGWLASSLFYIAGFVLPAMRLEHHLYRFGTTPDAPYSDMNGYGHFVQPLAWFYLYWGLVCLGLVVLAHLLWVRGSEASLRLRLRVARQRLTRPAAASLVTAAAGTLAAGAFIFYNTNVLNHYRPTKTGYDRQARYEKQYRKYLRLPQPRITGVEADVDIYPETRSVAIRGRYDLENKTGAPVDRLHLSLNPDVVVRSLKPSGGKLDMEDKDLGYRIYRLEPPLAPGGRMEVTYDLAIQNRGFVNNGSRNQFVANGTFFNSADFFPHVGYSKTAELDDPTERRRRDLPPVQRFPKIDDASARADNYLSGEADWVRFATTVSTSPDQMAIAPGYLKREWTANGRRYFRYEMDSPIFDFFAYLSARYAVKRDRWHDVDIEIDYHPGHPYNVDRMIAAVKKSLDYFTTEFGPYQHHQVRIVEFPRYERFAQSFPNTIPFSESIGFIARLDDRPDAIDYVSYVTAHEVAHQWWAHQVMGGNVQGATLLSETMSQYSALMVMEHLVGPEKMRRFLKYELDRYLQGRGGERIEELPSYLVENQPYIHYRKGSLVMYALKDYVGEEPLNAALAQYVKATAFQQPPYTYSIEFLDYIQRAVPEDRRAILDDLFRKITLYENKAVAATWSKRDDGKYVVRIEVGAAKYHADGSGRETKVPMDDWIDFGVFGSRDPKGPSEGRLLALEKRHVDGSASTFEMVVDQQPVKAGIDPFNKLIDRDPDDNLVSVTQGASPARAAAR; this is encoded by the coding sequence ATGTTCTGGAGAATCTTCGCTTTCGAGATCCGCTACCAGCTGCGCCAGCCGCTCTTCTGGATCGCCGCGATCCTGTTCTTCCTGATGACCTTCGGCGCCGTGACCACCGACGTGATCGTCGTGGGCGGGGCGATTGGCAGCGTCAACCGGAACGCTCCCTTCGTGCTGATGCAGATGCTCCTGGTCATGACCCTCATCGGCACTTTCCTGACCACGGCGTTCGCCGCCGGCAGCGTCTACCGGGACTTCGAGACGCAGGCCGACGCCATCTTCTTCTCGCTGCCGGTGCGCAAGGCCGATTATCTGTTCGGGCGTCTCGCCGGAGCCATGGTCGTGTCGTGGCTGGTGTACATCGCCGTCCTGCTCGGCGTCGCGATCGGAGGCATGATGCCGTGGCTAGAGCCGGAGCGCATCGGCCCCTTCCAGCTGGCGCCCTATCTTTTCTCGATGCTGGCGTTCGTCCTGCCCAACGTGATCATCACCGGCGCGATCTTCTTCGCGCTGGCGACGCTGACCCGCAGCCTCCTGTGGACTTATGCCGGCGTCGTCGTCTTCTTCGTCGGGTACGCGATCTCGGGGATCTTTCTCGGCGATCTCGAGAATCGGAACCTCGCGGCGCTCGCCGACCCCTACGGGTTCGGGGCGTTCGAGCTGGTGACGCGCTACTGGACGGTGATCGAGAAGAACACCGGCGCGATGCCTTTGCGCGGCATTCTTCTCGAGAACCGCCTCCTTTGGCTGGCGGTCGCGGCCGTGGTCCTAGTCTTCACCTGGGCGCGCTTCCGATTCACGACCGTCGCGGGCGGCGGCGCCCGCCGCAGCACGCGGCGGCAGATGGAAGCCGAGAGCGCGGCGGCCGGCGCTCCGGCGGCGGCCTCGGCGCCTTTGCCCGCCGCCCCGCGAGCTTTCGGCCGCTCGGCGGCCTGGTCACAGTTCGTGCGCCAGACGCGCATCGAGACGCTGGGCGCTCTGCGGGGCGCGCCGTTCATGGTGATGCTGTTCGCCGGGCTCCTGAACGTCTTCGGGAGCATCTATGCGCTCGACGACATCTACGGGACGAAGGTTTACCCCGTCACCAACCTGATGCTGCGGGCCATCATCGGCTCGTTCGGCCTCTTCCTGTTCCTGGTCCTGACGTTCTACAGCGGCGACATGGTCTGGCGCGAGCGCAACCTGAGGATGTCGGAGCTGCTGGACGCCCTGCCCGTTCCGACCTGGATTGGGTGGGCCTCGAAGCTCTGCGCCCTCGGGGCGATCATCGTCGTCATGCAGATCGCCGTGATGCTGACCTGCATGGGGTACCAGGCGAGCACCGGCTACTCGAACTTCGAAATCCCGCTCTACCTCAAAGGGCTGTTCCTGGTCGGATTGCCGCAGTTCCTGTTCTATGCCGCGCTGTGCCTGTTCGTGCAGGTCCTGGTGGACAACAAGTTCGTCGGCTGGCTCGCGTCGAGCCTATTCTACATCGCCGGCTTCGTCCTGCCCGCGATGCGGCTCGAGCACCATCTCTACCGTTTCGGCACGACTCCGGACGCCCCTTATTCCGACATGAACGGTTACGGGCATTTCGTCCAGCCGCTCGCCTGGTTCTATCTCTATTGGGGGCTGGTCTGTCTGGGTCTGGTCGTCCTGGCGCACCTTCTGTGGGTACGGGGCTCCGAAGCCTCGCTCCGGCTGCGGTTGCGGGTCGCCCGCCAGCGGCTGACGCGCCCCGCCGCTGCGAGTCTCGTCACCGCGGCTGCGGGGACGCTGGCCGCCGGCGCCTTCATCTTCTACAACACCAACGTCCTGAATCACTACCGGCCCACGAAGACGGGCTACGACCGGCAGGCGCGCTACGAGAAGCAGTACCGGAAGTACCTGCGGCTTCCGCAGCCGCGCATCACCGGCGTCGAGGCCGACGTCGACATCTATCCGGAGACGCGCTCGGTCGCCATCCGGGGGCGCTACGATCTGGAGAACAAGACGGGGGCGCCGGTCGATCGGCTGCACCTCTCACTGAACCCCGACGTCGTCGTGCGATCCTTGAAGCCGTCCGGCGGAAAGCTCGACATGGAGGACAAGGACCTCGGCTACCGGATCTACCGCCTCGAGCCGCCGCTGGCCCCGGGCGGCCGGATGGAGGTCACCTACGATCTGGCGATTCAGAACCGCGGATTCGTGAACAACGGCAGCCGCAACCAGTTCGTCGCCAACGGCACGTTCTTCAACAGCGCCGACTTCTTCCCCCACGTCGGCTATTCCAAGACCGCCGAGTTGGACGATCCGACCGAGCGCCGCCGCCGCGATTTGCCTCCCGTGCAGCGCTTCCCCAAGATCGACGACGCCTCGGCGCGCGCCGACAACTACCTCTCCGGTGAGGCGGACTGGGTGCGCTTCGCCACCACGGTCAGCACCAGCCCGGATCAGATGGCCATTGCCCCGGGATATCTCAAGCGGGAATGGACCGCCAACGGCCGGCGCTATTTCCGTTACGAGATGGACTCCCCGATTTTCGATTTCTTCGCCTACCTGTCGGCCCGTTACGCCGTCAAGCGCGACCGCTGGCACGACGTCGACATCGAGATCGATTACCATCCCGGCCATCCCTACAACGTCGACCGGATGATTGCGGCCGTGAAGAAATCCCTCGACTACTTCACGACCGAGTTCGGCCCCTATCAGCACCATCAGGTCCGGATCGTCGAGTTTCCGCGTTACGAGCGCTTCGCGCAGTCGTTCCCGAACACCATTCCCTTCTCCGAGAGCATCGGCTTCATCGCGCGGCTCGACGATCGGCCCGACGCGATCGATTACGTCTCCTACGTCACGGCCCATGAAGTGGCGCACCAGTGGTGGGCGCACCAGGTGATGGGCGGCAACGTCCAGGGCGCCACCCTGCTTTCCGAGACGATGTCGCAATACTCGGCCCTGATGGTCATGGAGCACCTCGTCGGTCCCGAGAAGATGCGCCGCTTCCTGAAGTACGAGCTGGACCGCTACCTGCAAGGGCGCGGCGGCGAGCGGATCGAGGAGCTTCCTTCCTATCTCGTGGAGAACCAGCCCTACATCCACTACCGCAAGGGAAGCCTGGTGATGTACGCCCTCAAGGATTACGTCGGAGAGGAGCCGCTCAACGCGGCGCTGGCGCAATACGTGAAGGCGACGGCATTCCAGCAGCCGCCCTACACCTACTCGATCGAGTTCCTGGACTACATCCAGAGGGCGGTCCCGGAGGACCGGCGGGCGATCCTCGACGATCTCTTCCGGAAGATCACCTTGTACGAGAACAAGGCGGTCGCCGCCACCTGGTCGAAGCGCGACGACGGCAAGTACGTCGTGCGGATCGAAGTCGGCGCCGCGAAGTACCACGCCGACGGGTCGGGGCGCGAGACGAAAGTTCCGATGGACGATTGGATCGACTTCGGGGTGTTCGGGAGCCGCGATCCGAAGGGACCGTCCGAAGGGCGCCTGCTGGCCCTCGAGAAGCGCCACGTCGACGGCTCGGCCAGCACGTTCGAGATGGTCGTCGATCAGCAGCCGGTGAAAGCCGGCATCGATCCCTTCAACAAGCTGATCGACCGCGATCCCGACGACAACCTGGTATCGGTCACCCAGGGTGCCAGCCCGGCTCGGGCCGCGGCGCGCTAA
- a CDS encoding ABC transporter ATP-binding protein: MTPELVVDNISKTYSNGVQALKGVSLRIPAGMFGLLGPNGAGKSTLMRTIATLQEPDTGSITFGEIDVLRQKDAVRRTLGYLPQEFGLYPKVSALEMLEHFAVLKGIVDGRKRAEIVEAVMHRTNLWDVRKRKLGTFSGGMKQRFGIAQALLGNPRLMIVDEPTAGLDPAERLRFHNMLSEIGENVVVILSTHIVEDVSDLCSRMAIIAAGRVLVSGEPQSAIESLRGRVWKKIVPRDQIAAYEREMSVISTHLVAGRTALHVLSPARPNPTFEEVSADLEDVYFSTLRDANQKAA, translated from the coding sequence ATGACCCCGGAGCTCGTCGTCGACAACATCTCCAAGACCTATTCCAACGGCGTCCAGGCGCTGAAAGGCGTCTCGCTCCGGATCCCGGCGGGAATGTTCGGCTTGCTGGGGCCGAACGGGGCGGGCAAGTCGACGCTGATGCGCACCATCGCCACCCTGCAGGAGCCCGACACCGGCTCGATCACCTTCGGCGAGATCGACGTCCTCCGGCAGAAGGACGCGGTGCGGCGGACGCTCGGATACCTGCCGCAGGAGTTCGGGCTGTATCCCAAGGTCTCGGCCCTGGAGATGCTCGAGCATTTCGCCGTCCTCAAGGGGATCGTCGACGGACGGAAGCGCGCCGAAATCGTCGAGGCGGTCATGCACCGCACGAACCTCTGGGACGTGCGGAAGCGGAAGCTGGGGACCTTCTCCGGAGGGATGAAGCAGCGCTTCGGGATCGCCCAGGCGCTTCTCGGCAATCCCCGCCTGATGATCGTCGACGAGCCGACCGCCGGGCTCGATCCGGCGGAGCGGCTCCGCTTCCACAACATGCTGAGCGAGATCGGCGAGAACGTCGTGGTCATCCTGTCGACGCACATCGTCGAGGACGTCAGCGACCTGTGCAGCCGGATGGCGATCATCGCCGCGGGGCGCGTCCTGGTGAGCGGCGAGCCGCAGTCGGCCATCGAGAGCCTGCGCGGCCGCGTCTGGAAGAAGATCGTGCCGCGCGACCAGATTGCGGCTTACGAGCGGGAGATGAGCGTGATTTCAACCCACCTGGTGGCCGGGCGCACGGCGCTGCACGTCCTGTCGCCGGCCCGGCCCAATCCCACCTTCGAAGAGGTCTCGGCCGACCTCGAGGACGTCTACTTCTCCACGCTGCGCGACGCCAACCAGAAGGCGGCGTGA
- a CDS encoding S8 family serine peptidase, with amino-acid sequence MKLVRRRSLWLGLCVLLVLANIAATIGIPQAVERPRFLKPTDDGGGGGGAAKSDSDGMDAVLLDVSKPYSPVIEAVVAAGGTVTRQYRNFNGIAARIPKSAIESLSVLTGPGKISKDLKVPLPDPVDNLALRDGALASASDVKNVAIESSEVIASADLPAFAAANPDAYLINNATTGVGVLHADGFAGQGIVVGVIDSGIRPGFPHLSLDGSVIGCEDFIGDAKGCSNFANDGHGTFVAGMISANVVFSFNTASTFFRATNAYLPGAIILPNRIPMIGSAPLSSIYAMRVCDGGCSTSAILAAIDRAIDLRTMYDTGVPGGVKIQVVNMSLGGPTLFSGHDIFDTAVDALLDHDIVVATSAGNAGPSGLTSGSPASSFSSISVGASSIAGYERIVRDLQFGLGIGRFYRPTTHVQTASFSSRGPNADGTRGPDVSANGDWSYGQGFATTVNGISFAGGTSFSSPTVAGIAAVLRQAFPAATARQIHNAIVASANPNLLGDSSGPQDQGLGFVDAGAARAMLAAGNVPDALPTWPTPSKSVKSNVTLIAGLPVANGTVAQSVGPLRPGQRGEIIYEVTPNTAQVIVTLSNFAASLPPSQQNALFGDDIFLTIHKAKTSRQSGTTGYFVQTFTKGGQWVLNNPEFGLIRITPNGDWTNAGDVSADISIVSVVDPLPQLTEQGKILQGDVLTRTVTMPTGVASAEFRLLWREGYSHYPTNDIDMVLVDPDGVMSTAGATLSDPERVVIANPKAGSWQVLMFGFQVNSIDDKYELRVTADGNVIH; translated from the coding sequence ATGAAGCTTGTGCGCCGAAGATCACTGTGGCTCGGCCTGTGTGTGTTGCTGGTTCTCGCTAACATCGCCGCCACGATTGGGATTCCCCAAGCGGTCGAAAGGCCGCGGTTTCTCAAGCCCACCGATGACGGCGGAGGAGGAGGCGGCGCCGCCAAGTCCGACAGCGACGGGATGGACGCGGTCCTGTTGGACGTCTCCAAGCCGTACAGCCCCGTGATCGAGGCCGTTGTGGCGGCCGGGGGGACGGTCACGCGGCAATACCGGAACTTCAACGGCATCGCCGCGCGCATTCCGAAGTCCGCCATCGAAAGTCTGAGCGTGCTCACCGGCCCTGGCAAGATTTCCAAGGACCTCAAGGTTCCGTTGCCGGATCCGGTGGACAATCTGGCGCTGCGCGACGGCGCGCTGGCTTCCGCGTCGGACGTCAAGAACGTGGCCATTGAGTCCAGCGAGGTCATCGCGTCGGCCGATCTTCCCGCCTTCGCGGCCGCGAATCCGGATGCCTACTTGATCAACAACGCGACGACCGGAGTCGGCGTCCTCCATGCCGACGGCTTTGCGGGACAGGGAATCGTCGTCGGCGTGATCGATTCCGGCATCCGTCCGGGGTTCCCTCACTTGTCGCTCGACGGCTCGGTGATCGGCTGCGAGGATTTCATCGGCGACGCGAAGGGCTGCTCGAACTTCGCCAACGACGGGCACGGAACCTTCGTCGCCGGGATGATCTCCGCCAACGTGGTCTTCAGCTTCAACACGGCCAGCACGTTCTTCCGGGCCACGAACGCCTACCTGCCGGGCGCCATCATCCTGCCGAACCGCATCCCGATGATCGGCTCGGCGCCGCTTTCCAGCATCTACGCGATGCGGGTCTGCGACGGCGGCTGCTCCACGTCGGCCATCCTGGCGGCCATCGATCGCGCCATTGATCTGCGCACCATGTACGACACGGGAGTTCCCGGAGGAGTGAAGATCCAGGTGGTCAACATGAGCCTGGGCGGTCCCACGCTCTTCTCGGGGCACGACATCTTCGATACCGCCGTCGACGCGCTGCTCGATCACGACATCGTCGTCGCCACCTCCGCGGGCAACGCGGGTCCCTCCGGCTTGACCTCCGGCAGCCCCGCCAGCTCCTTCTCGTCCATCTCGGTGGGCGCCTCCAGCATCGCCGGTTATGAGCGCATCGTCCGCGATCTCCAGTTCGGCCTTGGGATCGGCCGCTTCTACCGGCCCACGACCCACGTCCAGACCGCGTCGTTCAGCTCGCGCGGCCCCAACGCCGATGGGACCCGCGGTCCGGACGTGAGCGCCAACGGCGACTGGAGCTACGGCCAGGGGTTCGCGACGACCGTCAACGGCATCAGCTTCGCGGGCGGCACCAGCTTCAGCTCGCCGACGGTGGCCGGCATCGCGGCGGTCCTGCGCCAGGCGTTCCCGGCCGCCACGGCGCGGCAGATCCACAATGCCATCGTTGCCTCGGCCAATCCCAACCTGCTGGGAGACAGCTCGGGCCCGCAGGATCAGGGGCTCGGCTTCGTGGACGCCGGCGCGGCGCGGGCGATGCTGGCGGCCGGCAACGTGCCGGACGCCCTGCCCACCTGGCCCACGCCGTCAAAAAGTGTGAAGAGCAACGTCACGTTGATCGCCGGCCTGCCGGTCGCCAACGGCACCGTGGCGCAGTCGGTCGGGCCGTTGAGGCCCGGGCAGCGCGGCGAGATCATCTACGAGGTAACGCCGAACACAGCGCAAGTGATCGTTACCCTGTCCAACTTCGCGGCCTCGCTGCCGCCCTCTCAGCAGAACGCCCTGTTCGGAGACGACATCTTCCTCACGATCCACAAGGCCAAGACCTCCCGCCAGTCGGGGACCACCGGCTACTTCGTCCAGACCTTCACCAAGGGCGGCCAGTGGGTGCTCAACAATCCCGAATTCGGTCTGATCCGCATCACGCCGAATGGCGACTGGACGAACGCCGGCGACGTCAGCGCGGACATCTCCATCGTCTCCGTGGTCGATCCCCTTCCGCAGCTCACCGAGCAGGGGAAGATCCTTCAAGGCGACGTCCTCACCCGCACCGTGACGATGCCGACCGGAGTCGCCTCGGCCGAATTCCGTCTTCTGTGGCGTGAGGGCTATTCGCACTACCCCACCAACGACATCGACATGGTCCTCGTGGATCCTGACGGAGTCATGAGCACGGCCGGGGCGACGTTGAGCGACCCGGAGCGTGTGGTGATTGCGAATCCCAAGGCGGGCAGCTGGCAGGTCCTCATGTTCGGGTTCCAGGTGAACTCGATCGACGACAAGTATGAGCTGAGAGTCACCGCCGACGGCAACGTGATCCACTGA